One Cryptomeria japonica chromosome 9, Sugi_1.0, whole genome shotgun sequence genomic window carries:
- the LOC131044568 gene encoding 3-ketoacyl-CoA synthase 8-like — translation MLLSNKPQDAGRAKMRLVYSLRTNLAADDEAYDCVFVTEDGGGVYGVRLCPSLCTVAANAVANNLARLGSSVLPLREKLYYAYNWLSIKTFKMKVEPYVPNFKLAFHHFCIHPGGRSVISEIGKGLKLSDYDLEASRMSLFRFGNTSTSGVWYEMAYLEAKRRLKVGERVLQIALGSGFKCNTAVWEVLRDTHPSETSCWDDCIHRYPCNTRLNYADDYCDQWLHCVTPTQSISNDLDTNTT, via the coding sequence ATGCTCCTCTCCAACAAACCGCAAGACGCCGGGCGAGCCAAAATGCGGCTTGTCTACTCGCTTCGGACAAACCTGGCAGCCGACGACGAGGCCTACGATTGCGTCTTTGTGACGGAGGACGGCGGCGGGGTCTACGGGGTCCGTCTCTGCCCTTCTCTATGCACTGTTGCTGCCAACGCCGTGGCTAACAACTTAGCCAGGCTTGGCTCCTCAGTCCTTCCGTTGCGCGAGAAGCTGTACTACGCCTACAATTGGCTCTCCATAAAGACTTTCAAGATGAAGGTGGAGCCTTATGTTCCCAACTTCAAGCTGGCCTTCCACCATTTCTGCATCCATCCTGGCGGGCGCTCCGTTATCAGTGAAATCGGGAAAGGCCTGAAGCTGAGTGACTACGATCTGGAGGCTTCGCGCATGTCGCTCTTTCGCTTCGGAAACACGTCCACGAGCGGCGTGTGGTACGAAATGGCGTACCTGGAAGCGAAGAGGCGGCTCAAGGTGGGCGAGCGCGTGCTGCAGATTGCGTTGGGGTCGGGGTTCAAATGCAATACCGCCGTTTGGGAAGTGCTGCGAGATACGCACCCTTCCGAGACGAGCTGCTGGGATGACTGCATTCACAGGTATCCCTGCAATACTCGTTTAAATTATGCGGATGACTACTGTGACCAGTGGTTACATTGTGTCACCCCTACACAATCTATTTCGAACGACTTGGACACCAACACAACCTGA